The sequence CCGGTTGCGGAACTCGGGAGACAGGCGCGCCGCAGCCTCCCCCACCAGCTCCAGCGCCTTCGAAAGCGCCAGCTGCGTCCTGCGGTCGGCCTCGAGCCGCTCCAGCGTCAGGTCGCGCGCAATGGCCTCGGCGTCCCATGCTGCCTGCAGCATGTCCCAGAGCTGTGCTGCGTCCCGATCGTCAGGCGGCGTATAGGATTGCATGATTCCGCAGGATGTGGTGGCGCCTGAACGGGTTGGTAACCGACGACTTCTCCACCAGGTCGACAGGCCTGCCGTACAGCTGCCTGAGCTCGTCCTCCATGGCAAGCCAGCTGCGGAATGTCGCCCGAACGCCCGGCTCGAACGTCACCAGCACGTCCACGTCGCTGTCGGGGCGGAAGTCGTCGCGGAGCACGGAGCCGAAAAGCGCCAGCTCGCTCACGTGCCACTTCCGGCAGAACTCCTCGATCCGCTCGCGCGGGACCTCGATCTTCATCTCACCCCTCCTTCCGCTTCGCCGCGCGTGCCGCGCCCGCCTCGCGCTCCCACTGCTGCTCGCGCGGGTGGTGGGCGCGGTGCTCCTGCGCAAGGTAGTTGCGGTCCACGTGCGTGTAGATCTGGGTGGTGGACACGTCCGCGTGGCCGAGCATCTCCTGCACCGCCAGCAGGTCGGCGCCGCCCTCCAGCAGGTGCGTGGCGAACGAGTGCCGCAGCGTGTGCGGCGTCACCCGCTTCCCGATCCCCGCGGCTTCCACGTGCTCGCGCAGGATCTTCCACACGCCCATCCGCGTCAGCGGGCCGCCGCGGGCGTTCAGGAACACGCGACCCTCGCCCTTGCCGCGGTCCAGCCGCGGCCGCGTCTCGCGCAGGTAGATGGACACCGTGCCGACCGCGCGCGCGCCGATGGGCACCAGCCGCTCCTTGCTTCCCTTGCCGAACACGCTCACGAACTGGTCGTCGAAGTGCAGGTCGCGCACGCGCACCCCGATCAGCTCGCTCACCCGAACGCCGGTGGCGTACGCGAACTCCAGCATCGCGCGGTCGCGCCAGGCCAGCGGCTGCAGCAGGTCCGGCGCCTCCAGCAGCTTCTCCATCTCCGGCACCGACAGCGCCTCCGGCAGCCGCTGCCACTGCCGGGGCATGGAGATGCGGTCGCTGGGGTCGCCCGTCACCTCCCCCTCGCCCAGCAGGAAGCGGAAGTAGGTGCGGATGGACGACAGGTTGCGGGCGATGGAGCTGGGGGCGAGCCCCAGGTCCTTCAGCTCCATCAGCAGCGCGCGCAGGTCCGCCGTCGTCACCTCCGCCGGCGTGGCGCGGCCGGCCTGCCGCGCGAACGCCGCCATCCGCACGATGTCGTGGCGGTACGCGTCCAGCGTGTTCCCCGCCAGCCCGCGCTCGAAGCGCAGGTGGTCCAGGAACGGCTCCAGCAGGAAGCGGCGCGCGCCGGCGTCGTCCCCCTCCTCCACCGAAGCGCGCGGGCTCACTTCTCCTCCGCGCCTTCCCTGCGCGACTTCCACCACCACCAGCCCACGCCGGTCGCCAGCACCGCCGCGGCGATCGCCAGCCACTTCCCCGAAGATTCGACCGTGGCGCGGATCTCTTCCCAGTTCTCCCCCGCGGTGGCGCCGAGGTAGACGATCAGC is a genomic window of Longimicrobium sp. containing:
- the xerD gene encoding site-specific tyrosine recombinase XerD, producing MSPRASVEEGDDAGARRFLLEPFLDHLRFERGLAGNTLDAYRHDIVRMAAFARQAGRATPAEVTTADLRALLMELKDLGLAPSSIARNLSSIRTYFRFLLGEGEVTGDPSDRISMPRQWQRLPEALSVPEMEKLLEAPDLLQPLAWRDRAMLEFAYATGVRVSELIGVRVRDLHFDDQFVSVFGKGSKERLVPIGARAVGTVSIYLRETRPRLDRGKGEGRVFLNARGGPLTRMGVWKILREHVEAAGIGKRVTPHTLRHSFATHLLEGGADLLAVQEMLGHADVSTTQIYTHVDRNYLAQEHRAHHPREQQWEREAGAARAAKRKEG
- a CDS encoding DUF86 domain-containing protein, which encodes MQSYTPPDDRDAAQLWDMLQAAWDAEAIARDLTLERLEADRRTQLALSKALELVGEAAARLSPEFRNREASIDWVPIIGMRNRLVHEYWRINFGIVWDVATSEIPALIAALERLLPESPDAAL
- a CDS encoding nucleotidyltransferase family protein, coding for MKIEVPRERIEEFCRKWHVSELALFGSVLRDDFRPDSDVDVLVTFEPGVRATFRSWLAMEDELRQLYGRPVDLVEKSSVTNPFRRHHILRNHAILYAA